In one window of Nakamurella alba DNA:
- the aroC gene encoding chorismate synthase, giving the protein MVHVLRWITAGESHGPALIAVLEGLPAGVPVTSSDIATQLARRRLGYGRGARMKFEQDVVDVLGGVRHGITLGGPIAVQVGNTEWPKWEQIMSSDPVDPEILEGLARNAPLTRPRPGHADLAGMQKYGFDDARPVLERASARETAARVALGTIAQHFLREVVGAEVVSHVVSIGDADAVDGRLPEPTDRDAIDASPTRTLEPASNDALVAEIDAAKADGDTLGGVVEVLVYGLPPGLGSFVHADRRLDARLAAALMGIQAIKGVEVGDGFRTARRRGSQAHDEMDPRHPGVTRRSNRAGGVEGGMTNGEVLRVRAAMKPISTVPRALSTLDVSTGDPAVAIHQRSDVCAVPAAGVVAEAMVALVVADAVLEKFGGDSVAETRRNVESYLAGLTDTLPIPADPSAGSGAGHTGVA; this is encoded by the coding sequence ATGGTCCACGTGTTGCGCTGGATCACCGCAGGCGAGTCGCACGGGCCTGCCCTCATCGCCGTCCTCGAGGGACTGCCCGCCGGTGTACCGGTGACCAGTTCCGACATCGCCACCCAGCTCGCCCGGCGCCGACTCGGCTACGGCCGCGGCGCCCGGATGAAGTTCGAGCAGGACGTGGTCGACGTGCTCGGTGGTGTCCGCCACGGCATCACCCTCGGCGGGCCGATCGCGGTGCAGGTCGGCAACACCGAGTGGCCCAAGTGGGAACAGATCATGTCCAGCGACCCGGTCGACCCGGAGATCCTGGAGGGCCTGGCCCGCAACGCCCCGCTGACCCGGCCGCGCCCCGGCCATGCCGACCTCGCGGGCATGCAGAAGTACGGCTTCGACGACGCCCGGCCGGTGCTGGAGCGGGCCTCGGCCCGGGAGACCGCGGCACGGGTGGCGCTCGGCACCATCGCCCAGCACTTCCTGCGCGAGGTGGTCGGTGCCGAGGTGGTCAGCCATGTGGTGTCCATCGGTGATGCCGACGCGGTCGACGGCCGGTTGCCGGAGCCAACGGACCGCGACGCCATCGACGCCTCGCCGACCCGCACCCTGGAGCCGGCGTCCAACGACGCGCTGGTCGCCGAGATCGACGCCGCCAAGGCCGACGGCGACACCCTCGGCGGGGTGGTCGAGGTGCTGGTCTACGGCCTGCCGCCGGGGCTCGGCTCGTTCGTGCACGCCGACCGCCGGCTGGACGCCCGGCTCGCCGCCGCACTGATGGGCATCCAGGCGATCAAGGGCGTCGAGGTGGGCGACGGCTTCCGCACGGCCCGCCGCCGCGGCAGCCAGGCGCACGACGAGATGGACCCACGGCACCCCGGCGTCACCCGCCGGTCGAACCGGGCCGGCGGCGTCGAGGGCGGCATGACCAACGGCGAGGTGCTCCGGGTACGTGCGGCGATGAAGCCGATCTCGACCGTCCCGCGCGCGCTGTCGACGCTGGACGTGTCCACGGGGGACCCGGCGGTCGCCATCCACCAGCGCAGCGACGTCTGCGCCGTCCCGGCGGCCGGCGTGGTCGCCGAGGCGATGGTCGCCCTGGTGGTGGCCGACGCGGTGCTGGAGAAGTTCGGCGGTGACTCGGTGGCCGAGACCCGGCGCAACGTGGAGTCGTACCTGGCGGGGCTCACCGACACGCTGCCGATCCCGGCGGACCCGTCGGCCGGGTCCGGCGCCGGGCACACCGGTGTCGCCTGA
- a CDS encoding phosphotransferase family protein codes for MGIPERMNDVSAQPLIDWAIAGLAEQGITADGAPEVRNRDWSIVVRQPTDRGVVWLKASARGFAAEAGLLVLLGAAAPEHVLQPLLADPDRGWFVTPDGGPVLSDSGAAGSGQWISLLTGYADLQRAVADEVDALRATGLPDMSPATLPAWWEKVLDRAAEEPDVPLGLADLDALRGLGGQVAAWAAELDEDITSGRLPLSVDHNDLHTDNVFVTGGELRIFDWGDAALAHPFTCLGLALRTATGIEDVPTGIDDGPLRAAYLQRWAGPDAEVPTWMQRSCLLAEGMSYLSLAASWLRLPGGFGPEFAGYFASFLTGFRDFAADPQLPTTG; via the coding sequence ATGGGGATCCCCGAGCGGATGAACGACGTCTCCGCGCAGCCGTTGATCGACTGGGCCATCGCCGGACTGGCCGAGCAGGGCATCACGGCGGACGGCGCGCCGGAGGTGCGGAACCGGGACTGGTCGATCGTGGTCCGCCAGCCCACCGACCGCGGGGTGGTGTGGCTGAAGGCGAGCGCCCGCGGTTTCGCCGCCGAGGCCGGCCTGCTGGTGCTGCTGGGTGCGGCGGCGCCGGAGCACGTGCTGCAGCCGCTGCTGGCGGACCCGGACCGCGGGTGGTTCGTCACCCCGGACGGCGGCCCGGTGCTGAGCGATTCCGGGGCGGCCGGCAGCGGGCAGTGGATCAGCCTGCTGACCGGCTACGCCGACCTGCAGCGCGCGGTGGCCGACGAGGTCGACGCGCTGCGCGCCACCGGGCTGCCGGACATGTCGCCCGCGACCCTGCCGGCGTGGTGGGAGAAGGTGCTGGACCGGGCGGCGGAGGAACCCGATGTGCCGTTGGGCTTGGCCGATCTCGACGCACTGCGCGGGCTCGGCGGGCAGGTCGCGGCGTGGGCGGCGGAACTGGACGAGGACATCACCTCCGGCCGGCTGCCGCTCAGCGTCGACCACAACGACCTGCACACCGACAACGTCTTCGTCACCGGTGGCGAACTGCGGATCTTCGACTGGGGCGACGCCGCCCTCGCGCACCCCTTCACCTGCCTGGGGCTCGCGCTGCGCACCGCCACCGGCATCGAGGACGTCCCCACCGGCATCGACGACGGACCGCTGCGTGCGGCCTACCTGCAGCGATGGGCCGGTCCGGACGCCGAGGTGCCGACCTGGATGCAGCGGTCCTGCCTGCTCGCCGAGGGCATGTCCTACCTCTCGCTCGCGGCCAGCTGGCTCCGGCTGCCGGGCGGGTTCGGCCCGGAGTTCGCCGGGTACTTCGCGAGCTTCCTCACCGGCTTCCGCGACTTCGCGGCCGACCCGCAACTGCCGACTACAGGTTGA
- the dapD gene encoding 2,3,4,5-tetrahydropyridine-2,6-dicarboxylate N-succinyltransferase yields the protein MSETPSTTTGARVIGLATVTADDVVLDVWYPEPALTGAGRAEVAQPDLRAAERFDEIREVTLRIVETEIEDLAAPAAGTADMYLRLHLLSARLVTPRSINLDGVFALMPNNAWTDLGPVPPERLEQVRLAALSAGRRLTVFGVDKFPRMTDYVLPSGVRIADADRVRLGAHLAAGTTVMHEGFCNYNAGTLGTSMVEGRISQGVLVGDGSDVGGGASIMGTLSGGGKEQVTIGAGCLLGANSGVGISLGDGCVVEAGLYLTAGTKLTLLVPDEQARTLKARELSGVAGLLFRRNSLTGGVEAVPRTGSWGGLNEILHTQ from the coding sequence ATGAGCGAGACGCCTTCCACCACCACCGGCGCCCGGGTGATCGGCCTGGCCACGGTCACCGCCGACGACGTCGTGCTCGACGTCTGGTACCCGGAACCGGCACTGACCGGCGCCGGTCGGGCCGAGGTCGCGCAGCCGGACCTACGGGCGGCGGAGCGGTTCGACGAGATCCGTGAGGTCACCCTGCGGATCGTGGAGACGGAGATCGAGGATCTCGCCGCACCGGCAGCCGGCACCGCCGACATGTACCTGCGGCTGCACCTGCTGTCGGCCCGGCTGGTCACCCCGCGCAGCATCAACCTGGACGGCGTGTTCGCGCTGATGCCGAACAACGCCTGGACCGATCTCGGACCGGTCCCGCCGGAGCGGCTGGAGCAGGTGCGGCTGGCGGCGCTGTCCGCCGGCCGCCGGCTCACCGTCTTCGGCGTCGACAAGTTCCCGCGGATGACCGACTACGTGCTGCCGTCCGGGGTGCGGATCGCCGACGCCGACCGGGTGCGGCTCGGCGCGCACCTGGCGGCCGGGACCACCGTCATGCACGAGGGCTTCTGCAACTACAACGCCGGCACCCTCGGCACCTCCATGGTCGAGGGCCGGATCTCGCAGGGCGTGCTGGTCGGCGACGGCAGCGACGTGGGCGGCGGCGCCTCGATCATGGGCACCCTGTCCGGTGGCGGCAAGGAGCAGGTGACGATCGGGGCCGGCTGCCTGCTCGGCGCGAACAGCGGCGTCGGGATCTCACTCGGCGACGGCTGTGTCGTCGAAGCCGGGCTCTACCTGACCGCCGGGACCAAGCTGACCCTGCTGGTGCCGGACGAGCAGGCGCGCACGCTCAAGGCCCGGGAGCTGTCCGGGGTGGCCGGGCTGCTGTTCCGCCGCAACTCGCTGACCGGCGGGGTCGAGGCCGTGCCGCGCACCGGCAGCTGGGGCGGGCTCAACGAGATCCTGCACACCCAGTAG
- the aroB gene encoding 3-dehydroquinate synthase: MSAPTEPVTVPVRSATSPYDVLIGRGLLDDLVAAVKANSSGKAAVVHAPTLVRTAETVREALQDNGIDAHLLEIPDAEDGKSLQVLGFCWDVFGQIGLERGDVVVGLGGGSVTDLAGFAAATWVRGVKLVQVPTTLLGMVDAAVGGKTGINTGAGKNMVGAFYEPSAVIADLATLESLPRNELVAGMAEVVKAGFIADPAILDIVESDPEAAVDPATPQLAELVRRAVAVKAEVVAADLKESDLREILNYGHTLGHAIEKRERYRWRHGAAVSVGLVFAAELSRAAGRLDDATADRHLTVLHTLGLPTTYDPDALGDLVKTMGSDKKTRSGTLRFVVLDALAKPGRLVGPDPSLLAAAYSVVAGQRRSPGTVNL, from the coding sequence ATGAGCGCACCGACCGAACCCGTGACCGTGCCGGTGCGGTCGGCGACCTCGCCGTACGACGTGCTGATCGGCCGCGGCCTGCTGGACGACCTGGTCGCCGCGGTCAAGGCGAACAGCAGCGGCAAGGCCGCGGTCGTGCACGCGCCGACCCTGGTGCGTACCGCCGAGACCGTACGGGAGGCGCTGCAGGACAACGGGATCGACGCCCACCTGCTGGAGATCCCGGACGCCGAGGACGGCAAGAGCCTGCAGGTGCTCGGGTTCTGCTGGGACGTCTTCGGCCAGATCGGCCTGGAGCGCGGCGACGTCGTCGTCGGTCTCGGCGGCGGCAGCGTCACCGACCTGGCCGGCTTCGCCGCAGCGACCTGGGTGCGCGGCGTGAAGCTGGTGCAGGTGCCCACCACGCTGCTGGGCATGGTGGACGCGGCGGTCGGCGGGAAGACCGGGATCAACACCGGTGCCGGCAAGAACATGGTCGGCGCGTTCTACGAGCCCAGCGCCGTCATCGCCGACCTGGCCACCCTGGAGTCGCTGCCGCGCAACGAGTTGGTGGCCGGTATGGCCGAAGTGGTCAAGGCCGGATTCATCGCCGACCCGGCGATCCTGGACATCGTCGAGTCCGACCCGGAGGCTGCCGTCGACCCGGCCACGCCGCAGCTCGCCGAGCTGGTGCGGCGGGCGGTGGCGGTCAAGGCCGAGGTGGTCGCCGCCGACCTGAAGGAGTCGGATCTCCGCGAGATCCTCAACTACGGACACACTCTCGGGCATGCGATCGAGAAGCGCGAGCGCTACCGCTGGCGACACGGTGCCGCGGTGTCGGTGGGTCTGGTGTTCGCGGCCGAGCTGTCCCGGGCGGCCGGCCGCCTCGACGACGCCACCGCCGACCGGCACCTGACCGTGCTGCACACGCTGGGCCTGCCCACCACCTACGACCCGGACGCGCTGGGTGACCTGGTCAAGACCATGGGATCGGACAAGAAGACCCGTTCCGGCACACTGCGTTTCGTGGTGCTCGATGCCCTCGCGAAGCCGGGCCGGCTGGTCGGTCCGGACCCGTCGCTGCTGGCCGCCGCCTACTCCGTGGTCGCCGGGCAGCGGCGCAGCCCGGGCACCGTCAACCTGTAG
- a CDS encoding sensor domain-containing protein, whose protein sequence is MAASRRPHGSGPPARANGTVPAQRPGHAPQIAQSFAAEIARSQSRERALQAAEELSHFGTWSWCARSGEVLWSEEIFRILGIDPAAGELDLDGYLQQVHPADRDRHVAIITEAYANGTPYVSEHRIVRPDGSVREVIGRGRSEYAENGTLLRLAGSFQDLTEGRETARRLRESRDLFAGVLAATSQAIIALDPAGNVTVFNAGAERMLGWTADEMVGHPPYRLFDIRDIDARAGELGVAPTIAAMLERTTAAGPVSRQWTYLTKSGSALQTFVTANAMTDGDGRITGYITVGADVTDLMAARSALADSEARFRNTFRFAPNGMMLVGLAGELGRFQQVNPALCRLTGYTETELLSMSVTDLAAGDDAAVQQDWLRALVDGDPEAAGEWHWRRADGADLWVHFNASPPPPGDTSYVVGQVEDVTARRQAEARLTHQALHDGLTGLPNRLLLMDRIEHALAATTRSHLFVGVLYLDLDGFKAVNDTAGHAAGDDLLVQVADRLRHALRPEDTVARLGGDEFVVVCEGLEDDGTVSRIAERILAAVRVPFVHGGETYALSASVGVSMSREDSSPAQLLQAADQAMYGAKRDGKGRVRISGAEDPESLARSARLSRAMRLEGELTRALENDELVLFGQPVHDLRTGEVVAVENLLRWRHPTRGLLSPADFLDVAEASDLILDVGRRALDESCRMAAQWAEEFGDEAPAVHVNISGRQLDIGNLYADVLTSLERHRVPPGGLVLELTETHMPLLAESLLKDLLRLRDRGLRLAIDDLGTGYSSLSRITEMPVDMLKIDLTFVAGMVADPAAAAVVRGILAIGEALGLDVVAEGVETQEQADLLLAAGCRTAQGYHFARALPEARLVEYLRADRDGRAGTSIGA, encoded by the coding sequence ATGGCAGCATCACGGCGACCGCACGGCAGCGGCCCGCCCGCGCGCGCCAACGGCACCGTGCCCGCGCAACGCCCGGGGCACGCGCCGCAGATCGCCCAGTCCTTCGCCGCCGAGATCGCCCGGTCGCAGAGCCGGGAGCGGGCGCTGCAGGCCGCCGAGGAGCTGTCGCACTTCGGCACCTGGTCGTGGTGCGCCCGGTCCGGCGAGGTGCTCTGGTCGGAGGAGATCTTCCGCATCCTCGGCATCGACCCGGCGGCCGGCGAGCTGGACCTCGACGGCTACCTGCAGCAGGTGCACCCCGCCGACCGGGACCGGCACGTCGCGATCATCACCGAGGCCTACGCCAACGGCACCCCCTACGTCTCCGAGCACCGGATCGTCCGTCCGGACGGTTCCGTCCGCGAGGTCATCGGCCGGGGTCGCAGCGAGTACGCGGAGAACGGGACGCTGCTCCGGTTGGCCGGCAGCTTCCAGGACCTGACCGAGGGCCGCGAGACCGCGCGCCGGCTGCGCGAGTCGCGGGACCTGTTCGCCGGCGTGCTGGCCGCGACCTCGCAGGCGATCATCGCGCTGGACCCGGCGGGCAACGTCACGGTGTTCAACGCCGGCGCCGAGCGGATGCTGGGCTGGACCGCCGACGAGATGGTCGGCCACCCGCCGTACCGGCTCTTCGACATCCGCGACATCGATGCCCGCGCCGGGGAACTCGGCGTCGCACCGACCATCGCGGCGATGCTGGAGCGGACCACCGCAGCCGGCCCGGTGTCCCGGCAGTGGACCTATCTGACGAAGTCCGGGAGCGCGCTGCAGACCTTCGTCACCGCCAACGCGATGACCGACGGCGACGGCCGGATCACCGGCTACATCACCGTCGGCGCGGACGTCACCGACCTGATGGCCGCCCGGTCCGCGCTGGCCGACAGCGAGGCGCGGTTCCGCAACACCTTCCGGTTCGCGCCGAACGGCATGATGCTCGTCGGCCTGGCCGGCGAACTGGGCCGGTTCCAGCAGGTGAACCCGGCCCTGTGCCGGTTGACCGGCTACACCGAGACCGAGCTGCTGTCGATGTCGGTCACCGACCTGGCGGCGGGTGACGACGCCGCTGTCCAGCAGGACTGGCTGCGTGCGCTGGTCGACGGGGACCCGGAGGCGGCGGGGGAGTGGCACTGGCGGCGCGCCGACGGCGCCGATCTCTGGGTGCACTTCAACGCGAGCCCGCCGCCGCCCGGCGACACCTCCTACGTGGTCGGCCAGGTCGAGGACGTCACCGCCCGGCGGCAGGCCGAGGCGCGGCTCACCCACCAGGCGCTGCACGACGGACTGACCGGGCTGCCGAACCGGCTGCTGCTGATGGACCGGATCGAGCACGCCCTGGCCGCGACCACCCGTTCCCACCTGTTCGTCGGAGTGCTGTACCTCGACCTGGACGGGTTCAAGGCCGTCAACGACACGGCCGGCCATGCCGCGGGTGATGACCTCCTGGTCCAGGTGGCCGACCGGCTCCGGCACGCGCTGCGGCCCGAGGACACCGTGGCCCGCCTCGGCGGCGACGAGTTCGTGGTGGTGTGCGAGGGACTGGAGGACGACGGCACCGTCAGCCGGATCGCCGAACGGATCCTGGCCGCGGTGCGCGTCCCGTTCGTGCACGGAGGCGAGACCTATGCGCTCAGCGCCAGTGTCGGTGTCTCGATGTCCCGGGAGGACTCCTCCCCGGCGCAGCTGCTGCAGGCCGCCGACCAGGCGATGTACGGGGCGAAGCGGGACGGCAAGGGCCGGGTCCGGATCAGCGGCGCCGAGGACCCGGAGTCGTTGGCCCGGTCGGCGCGGCTGTCCCGGGCGATGCGGCTCGAGGGCGAGCTGACCCGGGCGCTGGAGAACGACGAGCTGGTGCTGTTCGGTCAGCCGGTGCACGACCTGCGGACCGGCGAGGTGGTGGCGGTCGAGAACCTGCTCCGCTGGCGGCATCCCACCCGCGGGCTGCTCTCCCCGGCGGACTTCCTGGACGTCGCCGAGGCCTCCGACCTGATCCTCGACGTCGGCCGGCGGGCGCTGGACGAGTCGTGCCGGATGGCGGCGCAGTGGGCCGAGGAGTTCGGCGACGAGGCGCCGGCGGTCCACGTCAACATCTCCGGGCGGCAGCTCGACATCGGCAACCTGTACGCCGACGTCCTGACATCCCTGGAGCGACATCGGGTCCCGCCGGGTGGCCTGGTGCTCGAGCTGACCGAGACGCACATGCCACTGCTCGCCGAGTCGTTGCTCAAAGACCTGCTGCGATTGCGGGACCGCGGCCTGCGGCTGGCGATCGACGACCTCGGCACCGGGTACAGCAGCCTGTCCCGGATCACCGAGATGCCGGTCGACATGCTGAAGATCGACCTCACCTTCGTGGCGGGCATGGTCGCCGACCCGGCCGCCGCAGCCGTCGTGCGGGGGATCCTGGCCATCGGCGAAGCCCTCGGCCTGGACGTGGTGGCGGAAGGCGTCGAGACCCAGGAGCAGGCCGACCTGCTGCTGGCCGCCGGGTGTCGCACCGCGCAGGGCTACCACTTCGCGCGGGCGCTGCCGGAGGCCCGGCTGGTGGAGTACCTGCGTGCGGATCGCGACGGGCGGGCCGGCACTAGCATCGGTGCGTGA
- a CDS encoding shikimate kinase, with protein MGSGKTTVGKALARRLGARLRDTDADIETVAGKPIPEIFVDDGEQHFRALERSAVAQALAGHDGILSLGGGAVLAPETQELLRGHRVVFLNLSMPVGVRRTGMATNRPLLSGVNPRATYKALLDARLPIYRGLAVLEVDTDHRTADQVAVHIIEELDLS; from the coding sequence ATGGGGTCGGGCAAGACGACCGTCGGCAAGGCGCTCGCGCGGCGGCTCGGCGCACGCCTGCGTGACACCGACGCGGACATCGAAACCGTTGCCGGCAAACCGATCCCGGAGATCTTCGTGGACGACGGCGAGCAGCACTTCCGGGCGCTGGAGCGCTCGGCGGTGGCGCAGGCGCTGGCCGGCCACGACGGGATCCTGTCCCTCGGCGGCGGCGCCGTGCTGGCACCGGAGACGCAGGAGCTGCTGCGCGGCCACCGGGTGGTGTTCCTGAACCTGTCCATGCCTGTCGGCGTGCGGCGGACCGGGATGGCCACCAACCGGCCGCTGCTGTCCGGGGTGAACCCGCGGGCCACCTACAAGGCGCTGCTGGACGCCCGGCTGCCCATCTACCGCGGGCTCGCCGTGCTCGAGGTGGACACCGATCACCGCACCGCCGACCAGGTCGCCGTGCACATCATCGAGGAGCTGGACCTGTCATGA
- a CDS encoding LOG family protein produces MRGPVVLRGEQSRSDSTTDQRLLDSRGPSDWVHTDPWRVMRIQAEFVEGFGALAAVPRAVTVFGSARTKPDHPQYALGQRIGAALAQEGFAVITGGGPGTMEAANRGAKEAGGMSIGLGIELPFEQGINQYVDLGINFRYFFARKTMFLKYSQAFVCLPGGFGTLDELFEALTLVQTKKVTKFPVVLFGSEYWGGLVDWIRTTVAGNGNVSPPDLDLIHVTDDVDDMVRVVHDAYAAWEAAH; encoded by the coding sequence ATGCGCGGCCCGGTCGTGCTGCGCGGCGAACAGAGCCGCAGCGACTCGACCACCGACCAGCGGCTGCTGGACTCCCGCGGTCCGTCGGACTGGGTGCACACCGACCCGTGGCGGGTGATGCGGATCCAGGCCGAGTTCGTGGAGGGATTCGGCGCGCTGGCCGCGGTGCCGCGTGCGGTCACCGTGTTCGGCAGTGCGCGCACCAAGCCGGACCATCCGCAGTACGCCCTGGGGCAGCGGATCGGGGCCGCGTTGGCGCAGGAAGGTTTCGCGGTGATCACCGGCGGCGGACCGGGGACGATGGAGGCGGCGAACCGCGGTGCCAAGGAGGCCGGCGGGATGTCGATCGGCCTGGGCATCGAGCTGCCGTTCGAGCAGGGCATCAACCAGTACGTCGACCTGGGCATCAACTTCCGGTACTTCTTCGCCCGGAAGACCATGTTCCTCAAGTACTCCCAGGCGTTCGTCTGCCTGCCCGGCGGTTTCGGCACGCTGGACGAGTTGTTCGAGGCGCTGACCCTGGTGCAGACGAAGAAGGTCACCAAGTTCCCGGTGGTGCTCTTCGGGTCGGAGTACTGGGGCGGGCTGGTCGACTGGATCCGCACCACGGTCGCAGGCAACGGCAACGTCTCGCCGCCCGACCTCGACCTGATCCACGTCACCGACGACGTCGACGACATGGTGCGGGTCGTGCACGACGCCTACGCCGCCTGGGAGGCCGCGCACTGA
- the dapE gene encoding succinyl-diaminopimelate desuccinylase produces MSAAVPRLDLHADPADLTRTLVDIPSVSGDEQLLADAVEQAVRGLGRYEVLRSGNAVLVRSDLGRPTRVLLAGHLDTVPIAGNVPSRTEGDVLHGCGTTDMKSGDAMLLHLLATLENPSRDLTVVFYDCEEIEHERNGLTRIEREHRDWLAADLAILGEPTDGKVEAGCQGTLAAWATVRGHRAHSARSWMGVNAIHGAADVLQRLASFPAREVDIDGCVYREGMNAVGITGGVAGNVIPDECRVRINFRFAPDRSAEQAVAVVRELLDGYEVEVVDVAAGALPGLSAPAAAEFVAAAGGTPSAKYGWTDVARFAALGIPAVNYGPGNPSLAHTREEHVSLTQIREMTETLRSFLA; encoded by the coding sequence ATGAGCGCCGCCGTACCGCGTCTGGACCTGCACGCCGACCCCGCCGACCTCACCCGCACCCTGGTCGACATCCCGTCGGTGTCCGGCGACGAGCAGCTGCTGGCCGACGCCGTCGAGCAGGCGGTGCGCGGTCTGGGCCGGTACGAGGTGCTGCGCTCCGGCAACGCCGTGCTGGTCCGGTCGGATCTGGGCAGGCCGACCCGGGTGCTGCTGGCCGGGCACCTGGACACCGTGCCGATCGCCGGCAACGTGCCGTCCCGGACCGAGGGCGATGTGCTGCACGGCTGCGGCACCACCGACATGAAGTCCGGTGACGCGATGCTGCTCCACCTGCTCGCGACGCTCGAGAACCCTTCCCGCGACCTGACTGTCGTGTTCTACGACTGCGAGGAGATCGAGCACGAGCGGAACGGCCTGACCCGGATCGAGCGGGAGCACCGGGACTGGCTGGCCGCGGACCTGGCGATCCTCGGCGAGCCCACCGACGGCAAGGTGGAGGCCGGCTGCCAGGGCACGCTGGCGGCCTGGGCGACCGTGCGGGGGCACCGCGCGCACTCGGCCCGGTCCTGGATGGGCGTCAACGCGATCCACGGCGCGGCCGACGTGCTGCAGCGGCTGGCGTCGTTCCCGGCCCGCGAGGTCGACATCGACGGGTGCGTCTACCGGGAGGGCATGAACGCCGTCGGCATCACCGGAGGCGTCGCGGGCAATGTGATCCCGGACGAGTGCCGGGTGCGGATCAACTTCCGGTTCGCGCCGGACCGGTCGGCGGAGCAGGCGGTGGCGGTGGTACGGGAGCTGCTGGACGGCTACGAGGTCGAGGTGGTCGACGTGGCAGCCGGTGCGCTGCCCGGACTCTCGGCCCCGGCGGCGGCGGAGTTCGTCGCCGCGGCCGGCGGCACCCCGAGCGCGAAGTACGGCTGGACCGATGTCGCGCGGTTCGCCGCCCTCGGCATCCCGGCGGTCAACTACGGCCCGGGCAACCCGTCGCTGGCGCACACCCGCGAGGAACACGTGTCGCTGACCCAGATCCGGGAGATGACGGAGACGCTGCGCTCGTTCCTGGCCTGA
- a CDS encoding oxidoreductase has product MAERVWMITGASSGFGRSIAEAALAAGDTVVAAVRRPDSMADLEQRYPGRVGVVALDVTDATRIPAAVQEVLAAHGRIDVLVNNAGRGLVGAVEETTDEELRGLMELHFFGPVALTRAVLPSMRARGSGAVVQMSSQGGRLSFPGVGGYSATKFALAGWSEALAGEVAGFGIRVLVVEPGAFRTSFNGPQALLVSAGMPEYDDQIAPVRDGLAGGDGQQPGDPDKAAAAILTALAAERTPLHLVVGSDAVAAVSASMDRTRAELDEWAGVGRGADIA; this is encoded by the coding sequence ATGGCCGAGCGGGTGTGGATGATCACGGGTGCGTCGTCCGGTTTCGGCCGGTCGATCGCGGAGGCGGCACTGGCCGCGGGGGACACGGTGGTCGCCGCGGTCCGGCGGCCGGACTCGATGGCCGACCTGGAGCAGCGGTACCCGGGCCGGGTCGGCGTGGTGGCGCTGGACGTCACCGACGCGACGCGGATCCCGGCGGCGGTGCAGGAGGTGCTGGCCGCCCACGGCCGGATCGACGTGCTGGTCAACAATGCCGGCCGCGGCCTGGTCGGGGCGGTCGAGGAGACCACCGACGAGGAACTGCGCGGCCTGATGGAGCTGCACTTCTTCGGGCCGGTGGCGCTGACCCGGGCCGTGCTGCCGTCGATGCGGGCACGGGGATCGGGCGCGGTGGTGCAGATGAGCAGCCAGGGCGGCCGGTTGTCCTTCCCCGGTGTCGGTGGCTACTCGGCGACCAAGTTCGCCCTGGCCGGCTGGTCCGAGGCGCTGGCCGGCGAGGTCGCCGGGTTCGGGATCCGGGTGCTCGTCGTGGAGCCGGGTGCGTTCCGGACATCGTTCAACGGGCCGCAGGCGCTGCTGGTGTCGGCCGGAATGCCCGAGTACGACGACCAGATCGCGCCGGTCCGCGACGGTCTCGCCGGCGGTGACGGGCAGCAGCCGGGCGACCCGGACAAGGCGGCCGCGGCGATCCTCACCGCGCTGGCCGCGGAGCGCACGCCGCTGCACCTGGTGGTCGGCAGCGATGCCGTGGCCGCGGTGTCCGCGAGCATGGACCGCACACGTGCCGAGCTCGACGAGTGGGCCGGGGTGGGCCGGGGCGCCGACATCGCCTGA